Proteins from one Juglans microcarpa x Juglans regia isolate MS1-56 chromosome 1S, Jm3101_v1.0, whole genome shotgun sequence genomic window:
- the LOC121246492 gene encoding uncharacterized acetyltransferase At3g50280-like, producing the protein MADIQLISTSSVKAASHKECSTHDHQRIELTPWDLQLLLLGPIQKGLLFHKPKTTQEIREYSSESSIIQHLRTSLSRTLDFFNPLAGRLVSIQNDDNTTSYFIDCNNAGAQFVHATANDVVTIADILEPVYVPDRLVHSFFPLNEVLNCEGASKPLLGVQVTELVDGIFIGCTLNHAVADGMSFWHFFNSWSEISRGFNQISKTPALKRWFLDGTDCPIRIPPQKLSDSFTPLSPKERIFHFTKEKIAELKTKANAEIGMTNRVSSLQAVLTHFWRSVIRSQNLDPNQKVSFNLLIGARTRLQPPLPENYFGNAVHGGTVTVKAGDLLEGGLGHAAWEMNKMVALHTDEKARSFLESWVESPRLFTAGSVAGNALSTSSSPRFDVYGNDFGWGRPVAVRSGAANRTPGKVTVFPTAEEGGIDIEACLSPETLEVMGNDSEFMDVVTSN; encoded by the coding sequence ATGGCGGacattcaactcatctcaacgaGCTCAGTCAAAGCGGCGAGTCACAAGGAGTGCTCAACTCATGATCATCAGAGAATTGAGTTGACTCCATGGGATCTCCAACTCCTTCTACTAGGACCCATCCAGAAGGGTCTCCTTTTCCACAAACCCAAAACCACACAAGAGATCAGAGAGTACTCATCAGAAAGCTCAATAATCCAACACCTCAGAACCTCCCTTTCCCGCACGCTGGACTTCTTCAACCCCCTCGCCGGCCGCCTTGTCTCCATCCAAAACGACGACAACACCACCTCCTATTTTATCGATTGCAACAACGCTGGAGCACAGTTTGTACACGCCACAGCCAATGATGTTGTTACGATTGCCGACATCCTCGAGCCTGTCTACGTTCCCGATCGACTTGTCCACTCCTTTTTCCCACTCAACGAAGTGCTAAACTGTGAGGGCGCTTCTAAGCCCTTGCTCGGAGTGCAAGTCACTGAGCTTGTCGATGGCATCTTCATCGGTTGCACCCTTAACCATGCGGTTGCTGACGGCATGTCCTTTTGGCATTTCTTCAATTCTTGGTCCGAAATCTCCAGGGGTTTTAATCAAATATCCAAAACTCCAGCTCTCAAACGTTGGTTCCTTGATGGTACCGATTGTCCAATCCGGATTCCTCCCCAAAAGCTCTCTGATAGTTTCACTCCGTTATCGCCGaaagaaagaatttttcatttcacaaaagaaaagattgcAGAACTGAAAACAAAGGCCAATGCTGAGATTGGCATGACCAATCGGGTATCCTCTCTACAAGCAGTCTTAACTCATTTTTGGCGGTCTGTAATTCGTAGCCAAAACCTAGACCCAAATCAAAAAGTATCTTTCAACTTGCTAATAGGAGCTAGAACAAGATTGCAGCCACCATTGCCTGAAAATTATTTCGGAAATGCAGTGCATGGAGGGACCGTGACCGTCAAAGCAGGTGATCTACTTGAAGGTGGACTTGGTCATGCAGCTTGGGAAATGAACAAGATGGTTGCTTTGCACACAGATGAAAAAGCTAGGAGCTTTTTGGAGTCGTGGGTGGAAAGCCCTAGGTTATTTACAGCGGGTAGCGTGGCCGGTAATGCTTTATCGACGAGCAGCTCGCCACGGTTCGATGTGTATGGTAATGACTTCGGATGGGGAAGACCGGTGGCTGTGCGAAGCGGTGCTGCGAACAGAACTCCTGGGAAGGTTACAGTTTTTCCTACGGCGGAAGAAGGAGGCATTGACATCGAAGCTTGCCTTTCGCCGGAGACGTTGGAGGTTATGGGAAATGATTCAGAATTTATGGATGTTGTTACATCTAATTAA